A window from Pirellulales bacterium encodes these proteins:
- a CDS encoding DUF1080 domain-containing protein encodes MKSRIVVPLLCCTAWALVIAGNRAVHADEAGFDEIFNGRDMVGWMVEGTSTRKEGEQTVPVWTVADGELRCGGGGFGFLRFDREVCDFVFQAEFKLAKGSNSGVGIRTVPYRSVRQTRPSFAAYEVQLQDDGAKPPDEHSSGSLYRYVAPTASAVKPAGEWNTVEIRCMGPRIMVVINGQQVLDVDQTTVEQIKNKPLCGYVSLQNHGSAVAFRKLRLKTIKAGA; translated from the coding sequence ATGAAATCCAGAATCGTCGTTCCCCTGCTTTGTTGCACCGCATGGGCGTTGGTCATAGCCGGCAATCGTGCTGTTCACGCTGACGAAGCGGGCTTCGATGAGATTTTCAATGGCCGCGACATGGTCGGCTGGATGGTCGAAGGAACCAGCACGCGCAAAGAGGGCGAGCAAACCGTCCCGGTGTGGACTGTGGCCGACGGCGAGCTGCGCTGCGGCGGCGGCGGTTTCGGATTCTTGCGGTTCGATCGCGAGGTTTGCGATTTCGTCTTTCAGGCCGAATTCAAGCTAGCCAAGGGGTCCAACAGCGGTGTCGGCATCCGCACGGTGCCTTATCGCAGTGTCCGGCAGACGCGTCCTTCGTTCGCCGCGTATGAAGTTCAATTGCAAGACGACGGCGCCAAACCGCCGGACGAGCATTCCAGCGGCTCGCTCTATCGATACGTGGCCCCCACGGCAAGCGCCGTGAAGCCGGCCGGTGAATGGAACACGGTCGAGATCCGTTGCATGGGACCACGAATCATGGTGGTGATCAACGGCCAGCAAGTTCTGGACGTGGATCAAACGACGGTCGAGCAGATTAAAAACAAGCCCCTTTGTGGCTACGTCAGCCTGCAGAATCACGGCAGCGCGGTGGCTTTCCGCAAACTGCGCTTGAAGACCATCAAGGCCGGCGCGTAA
- a CDS encoding VCBS repeat-containing protein, whose product MRRLLLVLFLWVAPCIATAAELAFRTQEIGAGLGVGYAVAVVDMNGDRKPDVVVVDTGRVIWYENPSWQLHTIIEGQTKKDNVCIAPYDINADGRLDFALGADWHPTETHSGGTIQWLERPAGDKSERWNVSPIAEEPTLHRMRWADIDGDGRAELIAVPLQGRDTKGPDWDGHGVRILAFHIPPDPRRDAWPVEVLNEDLHVTHNFWPTDFDGDGQIDILVASFEGVTLLKRGANGRWTPRRIGTGNQTSRPNRGASEIKFGRLASSRYIATVEPWHGFQVVVYTPPNAGQKTPGNGEESATDALWQRHLLDEELKWGHAVSCADLDGDADEELVIGVRDELSATARCGVRIYDPADAAAGRWQRSAIDPGGVAVEDLAVADFDGDGRQDIVAVGRQSHNVRIYWNETSAKK is encoded by the coding sequence ATGCGCCGACTGCTTTTGGTTCTCTTCCTGTGGGTGGCCCCGTGTATTGCCACGGCTGCAGAACTGGCCTTTCGTACGCAGGAAATCGGAGCAGGGCTGGGCGTAGGATATGCCGTCGCTGTGGTCGACATGAATGGTGACCGAAAGCCCGATGTCGTGGTGGTCGATACCGGGCGGGTGATCTGGTACGAAAATCCCTCCTGGCAGTTGCACACGATCATTGAGGGGCAAACGAAGAAAGACAATGTGTGCATCGCCCCCTACGATATCAACGCTGACGGGCGACTCGATTTTGCGCTGGGTGCGGACTGGCATCCCACCGAGACGCATTCCGGCGGCACGATCCAATGGCTCGAGCGACCCGCGGGAGACAAAAGCGAACGTTGGAACGTCAGCCCGATTGCCGAAGAGCCTACCTTGCACCGCATGCGATGGGCCGACATCGATGGCGACGGGCGTGCCGAGCTGATCGCCGTGCCGCTGCAAGGGCGCGATACCAAGGGGCCGGATTGGGATGGGCACGGCGTGCGCATTCTGGCTTTCCACATTCCGCCCGACCCGCGCCGCGACGCGTGGCCGGTGGAAGTGCTGAACGAAGACCTGCACGTGACCCACAATTTCTGGCCCACCGATTTCGACGGCGATGGCCAGATCGATATTCTCGTGGCCAGCTTCGAGGGAGTGACACTGCTGAAGCGCGGGGCCAACGGGCGTTGGACGCCGCGACGGATCGGCACCGGCAATCAGACCTCGCGCCCCAATCGCGGCGCGAGCGAGATCAAGTTCGGTCGGCTGGCGAGCTCGCGTTACATCGCTACGGTCGAGCCCTGGCACGGCTTTCAAGTAGTCGTTTATACGCCGCCCAACGCCGGCCAGAAAACGCCGGGCAATGGCGAAGAAAGCGCGACCGACGCTCTGTGGCAGCGCCACCTGCTCGACGAAGAGCTGAAATGGGGGCACGCCGTATCGTGCGCGGATTTAGATGGCGATGCCGACGAGGAATTGGTGATCGGCGTTCGCGACGAACTGAGCGCGACGGCCCGCTGCGGCGTGCGAATTTACGACCCAGCCGATGCGGCGGCCGGACGCTGGCAGCGCAGCGCAATTGATCCGGGGGGCGTGGCCGTCGAGGACCTGGCCGTGGCCGACTTCGATGGCGACGGTCGGCAAGACATCGTGGCCGTGGGCAGGCAATCGCACAACGTGCGCATCTATTGGAATGAGACGTCGGCCAAGAAATAA